GAAGATAAATCGGATTTAAAAAATGAAGTAGAACGGCTGAGTCGTGAAAACGAATCGCTCGAAGCACGCCTAACCGCCCTTGAAAATCTCTTGTCAAAAGAACTCCCCTGCCTGCAAAGCAACAGCAACAAAACTACACCTTCGCTCCATGTAGAAATGATAGAAGAAAGCCGTTTGGAACAAAACGTACCCAATCCCTTTTATCACAGCACTCGCATCAGCTACTTTGTTCCCGAAAATGCGCAAAATGCAGCACTGCAAGTGGTGACTTTGGACGGTAAAGTGGCAAAAAACATCAATATCACCAATAAAGGTACAGGTACTGTCAATATCAGCGGCAACGAATTAGCGGCAGGCACTTACGTTTATACACTCTATGTGAATGGCGAAAAAGTAGCCGCTAAAGAAATGATTTTAACCAAATAAAACCTAAATACAGCACATAAGAAGAAGAATTAAATCACCGCAAAAGCGGTAGCGTGATGCGCCGCTTTTGTACTCTTCTACTCAAAATATGTGCAGTATCAACAGGATACTTATATTATAGATGAAAGTAAAGTAAAGTAAAGTAAAAGTTAAACCAATTCAATACTCGCAAAAGCGATTTTTTAAGCTCTACACAGAGAATCGCTTTTGCCTCTTTTTCAAACTTTACACCCTATTTTGGATAACCTTTAATTCCTTTTTTCCTTCATATTTTAAAAAAAACAAAATAAAAAATATCATGAAACACTTCTCATTTTCCTTATTGTTGCTTTTAGTGTCAATGTGTTCTGTGGCTTGCAACAAAGATGATGATGATAACAGCAATAGCAGTGATACCAATTTGGTGGGCACTTATAAAGTAAATAAAATTGATTTTATCTGTACAGATGATAATCTTGATTTATTGTATAATGAACTGCAAGACAACGGCTGTGTAGATGAAGGTGGTATCACAATTTGTATGGATTATATACTAAAAATTCAGGCAGACGGCAAATTTATTACCACTGCTACAATGCAAATGGACGGTTTGCCTCCACAAACAACCGAAATAACTACCTACTACACAATCTCGGGCAACAACAGCATCAAAATTTGCGGCAGCGGCAACAATGCCACCAACTGCTTAGAAGGCACTTATTCGTTGAGCAGCGGCGGCTTGCTCAAAATACAGGGCAACAACGCCACCACGCAATGCAACGGCTCTTATGAAGCTCAAAAACAATAACAAAAAACAAAGTGAAAGATAGGATAAAGATAGATAGTGATAAAAATTTCTGTAGATTCAGAAAAGGGCTTTTGCATTGACAGTTGATATGGGAGAACAAAAAATATTAATCAGTTATAAGCAAAAGTCCTTTTTTGTATTTTTTATAATGATATGAATATTGATTATAAACCATTAAATTTTACATTACATTTTTATTATACATCTTCAAAATCCGATACAATACCATGAAATATTTTCTGATTTATTGCCTACTGCTGCCTTTTTTGCTCAACGCCCAAACCAACAACAAAACATTTTTTCTGGGGCACAGTCTGGTTAATTTTCATACGCCCAATATGGTGAAAAAATTGTCGGACGCTGCCGGAATTTCTTTTCCTTACAACGCCAATATCGGCAATGGTGCTTCTTTGTACTGGCATTATACCAGCCCCGATACCGGACAGGGCGACACATGGACAACTACGCTGCCGCAAGGCGGTTTTGATAAATTTTTGCTCACCGAAGCTTTGCCTTTAGATGCTTATTTAGAGTGGAATACCCACGAATATGCCGACTCGTTTTTTATATACGCACGCGCATATAATCCTGATGTAAAATTGTATGTATATGAAACCTGGCATTGCATCTATTCGGGTACGGGGAGTGGCTGCACTTCGTGGGAATGGGACCCTGACACCCTGATAGCCTTCAAAGACCGTATCATTCAAGACTTGCCCAAGTGGGAATCCATTGCCGACTCCATCAACGAAAAATACGGCGTTTGCAATGCCTTTGTAGTTCCTGCGGGGCAAGCCTTGTTGGTACTCAGCGACAGCATTGATGCTGGAGCAGTGCCGGGTATCAGCAGTTTGAGCGATTTATTTGTAGATAATATTCACGTTTCGTTGCGCGGGGCTTATTTTATTGCCTGCGTGATGTACAGTTGTCTTAACAAAACTTCGCCTGAAGGGTTGCCCAATGCACTCACCGATCCCTGGAACACCCCCTATTCTACCTACACCACCGAAGCCAACCCTGTACCCACACCCACACAGGCGGCTATTTTTCAGCAAATCGCCTGGCAAACGGCTTCCAATTATGCCAAAAGCGGCATCAATACCAACACGCTCACGCTCAGTGGAGCAGCAAATGTCTGCACCAACGACACATATACCTACACCGTAAGCGGCGGCACTGCCGGAATTCCCTACGAATGGATAATAAGCGGCGGCACAATAACAAATGGCGGCGGCAACAACGACACTTCCTGCACCGTACAATGGAACAACGGCGGCAACGGCAACATTCAGGTCAATCAAAGTACGCCTTAATCTTTTTTAACCTTTCTTTTTATAAAACGAATTGCTGCATGTTTGTAGAAAAATACGAACTTTGCAGCAATTTAATTTTTTAAAACATTTGTCGCCTTGCTGTTGTTCGTGTGCAATAAAGGTAAGGGGTTCATTTTTTAGGACAAAATTTTATCTTTTTCATTGATTTTTATGAAACATCTTCTTTGGATAGTAGTCTGCTGTTATGCCACAACACTTAATTTGTGGGCACAAGGAGCAGCAGCCGTCAAACACGGCGGCTCGCAGGGCATTGAGTTTTTTCACGGCACTTGGGAGCAGGTAAAACAAGAAGCAAAAAAACAAAACAAAGCTATTTTTGTAGATGCTTATGCTTCGTGGTGTGGTCCGTGCAAACGCATGGCAAATGAAGTATTTACCGACCCCGCAGTGGGTAGTTTTTACAACAAAAATTTCATCAATTTCAAAGTAGATATGCAAACCGGCGAAGGTCCTGCTTTAGATGCCATCTGGGGCGTAGATGCTTTTCCTACTTTGATATTTTTCGACAGCAAGGGCGAGATGGTTTCCAAAACCAAAGGCTATCAAAATAGTATGACCTTTTTGACTTTGGGTAAAAGAGGACTTTACAGCCCCGCCAAAATGGCAGAAATGGAACAAAAATATATCTCCGGCGAGCGCAAGCCCGAATTTTTGATGGAATATGTAGAGGTATTAAAATTACAAAATAAAGATGCCACCGCCGTTGTAAACGAATACATTACTACACAAAATGACAGCAGCGACTGGCTGAAAGAGGAAAATATGGTATTTGCCTATACCAACACGCAAAATGTGGAATCGCCTTTGTTGTGGAAAATGTTGCAGAATCTGCCCGCTTACAGTGAGCGTTTCGGCGAAACGTGGATTGCCGGAAAAACCAACATCGCCGTAGCGTATAGTTTGAAGGCAGCTTCCGAACGCGGCGATGATGCTTTGGTGGGGCGTTGCAAAGAAGCTATCAAAGCTTTGGGGCGCACCGATGCCGATATGTTGGGTATGCGTATTGATTTGGAATACTACCGCCTGACTAAACGCTGGAACGATTTTTTGAGAACAGCAGCTACCGAAATGGATAAATACGACATTCGCGATGCCGAATTTTTGAACAGCATCGCCTGGATAGTATTTGAAAATACCGACCAAACCGCCTATTTGGAAAAAGCCCTCAACTGGGCAAAACTCTCCGTTACTTTCAACAGCACCTACAACAACAACGATACTATGGCGGCTATTTTGTACAAACTCAAACGCAAACAAGAAGCACTCGTGTATGCACAAAAAGCCGTAGAAATTGCCCAATCGCAGGGAAAATATCACCAAAACACCTTGGATTTAATCAAAAAAATAGAGCAGTTGCCGTAGAAAAACAACCCAATTTTCTACGATTTTCTGTTGATATATTTTTATCCCCGCACCTGCCGCCATGCTTTGGATAAAAAGGTTCTTTTTTTTGGGCATTATTTTGCTCCTTCTTTTTGCTGTGGCTTCTTTGCTCATAGAAGCCCTGTACAGCGAACAGTTGAGTCGTTTGCTATTGCAGCAGTTCAACGCCGCTTTGCGCGTAAAAGCAGAAGCACGCGGCGACAGCGATATGTCTTTGCTCAAAGATTTTCCGCGTGTTTCTTTTGTGTATAACGATGTGGTGCTCCCCGATGCTTTTGCCGCCGATGTGTATTTACTCAAAGCCGAAGAATTGCGTTTTGTATTTGATATTTCCAGTTTGCTCTCCGAAAACTATGAAGTAAATACCCTCGTTTTTTCGGAAGGTTTTTTGCACATTCGCAGCGATGCAAAGGGAAATTACAATTTTGATATTTTTAAAGAAAATAAAACATCTTCGTCCTCTTCAAAAAATCTTCAGTTGAACGAAATTCTGCTGGAAAATATGGAGTTGGAATATAAAAATGCTGATGCTTCGGTGCTCATGCAGGCGATGGTGCAGCAGGGCAATATCAAAGGCAGCTACAACGACAAAAATGCCCGTTTCAATATGCAAGTGCAAGGTATCGTGCAGCAATATTATGCCGATTCTTTGCATTATTTTAGCAAAATTCCTTTGCAGTGCAACAGCGACATTTCTATAGACTGGCAAAAAAACCACTACGATTTTCAAAATACTCAAATTGCTCTTGGCGATTTGGAATTTGACATCAAGGGCAATATCAGCAGCAAAACTGCCTCCAATGTGCTGGATTTGAGCATCAAAGCCGATCAACTACCGGTTGAAAAACTGGCAATATTGTTGCCGCAAGAGTACAACGCCTACGCCGATTCGGTGGAGTTGGAAGCCGGAACAGCCGCCTGCACCATCAATATCAGAGGCAACTGGTCGGAAACGGAAATGCCGCGTTTGGTGGCGCAAATGACTACAAAAAATGCAGCACTGATGCTCAAAAAATGGGAACTGCCCTTAGATAATATCACCGCCGATTTTACTTTTGACAACAAAGCCTCCCTCACCGCCGACCGCTACGAAATCAATATCAGACCATTGAAATTTACTGCCGACAAACAGGAAATGACGATGGAAATGCAATACAAAAACTTTGACAATCCGCAAATGGAGGGTATTTTGCACGGTAATTGTGCCTTGTCGCTGTTGCGCATTTTCAGAGACCGTTTTCCGCACATAGATGCGCAGGGAGCAGCAGCACTCAACCATTTTTCGTGGGCGTGGACTGCCGAAAACGGCTGGCACCGCTTGGGTGGCACTATGCAAATTCAGGAAGGAACTATTGAAAACAAAGCACTGAAAATAGAAAATTTGCAGGGTTTGTTGTGCTTTGAAGACCGCAGCATCAAAATAATGGCACTGAGCGGCAAAGCCTTCGGCGGCGATATAACGCTGCGATCCAATATAGGTATGCTGCCCGACAGCACTTGGCGCACACAAAACCACATCATTATGCAAAATGCCGATTTGGAAACACTTTTTACGCAATGTGAGAATTTTGGAATGGACGTGCTGAAAGCCGAAAATATCAAAGGCACACTACAACTTAATATGTTGCTGCGAGCCAATTTGCTGTCCGACAATACTTTGGACAAAGAAACACTGTGGGCAACGGCAGATATAGCGGTGGAGCGCGGCGAGCTCGTCAATTTTCAGCCGATGCTTACTTTGGCAAAATATGCCCGCATAGACGAATTGCAGCGTGTACAATTCAATACTTTAAGCAACCATTTTGAAATAGGAAACCGTGTATTGCATTTTTACCCGATGAACATTGAAAGCAATATTTTCAATATAGATTTTTCAGGAAAACATACGTTTCAGAATTATCTGATGTACAACATTCGCGTAGATGCTTTAAATACACTGGCAAAAAAAATAAAATCCAACAAAATCAACTACAACGAAACCCCCGAACTGAACACAAGAGGCGGTTTTAATTTGTATTATTCGCTGCGTGGCGATATGAATAATCCGAGTATATTAAGCGGCAAAAAGGGATTGATAGAGAACAACTTTGAAAAAGACAAAAAAGGCTATAAATACATCTTGACAAAAGAATTGGAAGCCGCCGAAAAATTAAATATATGGCATTGCGAAAGCATCACACAGTAAACAGCACACCTACGGCATTTTAGTTTCAAAAATTTGACGATAATAAATTTGTTCTAAGCGATAATTAAAGCCCGATATTCAAATTCGGATATTAAACTACCGCCTTTTATACTTTTTTTATCCTGTCTTAAAATAGCCAAACACAGAATTAATTATAAAGATAAGGCAAAATATAATTACCTTTGCCATTTCTTATAAAAACGAAAACCTAGTTTTATTCAGCTAATTATGAAACGTATTTTATTATTGTACTTGGCAGTAGTGCTTACTTCTTTGAGTGCAACTGCCCAGCAATACGGCAACGAATGGATTGACTATACAAAAACGTATCACCGTTTTTTGTCTGACCATACCGGCTTAATCCGTATTGATTATTCTACCCTGTCGCAACTTGGCATTCCTTTGCAAGGTTCCAATTTAAAAATGTATGCCCGTGGCGAAGAGATCCCTATTTATGTGAGTACCGATGGCACTTTTGGAGCGCAAGACTACATAGAATTTTACGGCGAAGCCAATGATGGTTATTTTGATACACAAATGTTTATCAATCCCGATTATCATTTTAATCCGTATCGCAGTTTCTTTTCTACCAAAACCGCCTATTACCTCACTTATAGCGGCGGCTCTAACAAACGTATGGCTCCTACGTCCAACGATGTGAGCAATGCGGGCAGCCCTGAGCCGTATTTTATCCACGAATCCATTAAGCAGGTGACTACGCTCTTTAATCCGGGCGAAGGACACCGCGATGCCACTGGCGTTATCAGCCATTATGCTTTTTTTGAAAAAGGAGAAGGACGCGCCAGCACCACCATCGAAACCAGCCTGCAAACCGCCGCTCAAAGCACATTTGATGTGGATACCAAGTATAAATATACGGGTGCGGCGATGGACGCTTCGGTGCGCGTGCGTATGTGCGGAGCCGGACAAGCTATTCCTGCTATCACCAACCACTTTTTCAAAATAAAAGTAAATAACCAAACGTATGCAAATGAGTCTATTTTTCGCTGGGACGTAAAAAATATACTCTTCAATATGCAAACGGCTACGTTGGGCACTGAT
The window above is part of the Sphingobacteriales bacterium genome. Proteins encoded here:
- a CDS encoding thioredoxin family protein, coding for MKHLLWIVVCCYATTLNLWAQGAAAVKHGGSQGIEFFHGTWEQVKQEAKKQNKAIFVDAYASWCGPCKRMANEVFTDPAVGSFYNKNFINFKVDMQTGEGPALDAIWGVDAFPTLIFFDSKGEMVSKTKGYQNSMTFLTLGKRGLYSPAKMAEMEQKYISGERKPEFLMEYVEVLKLQNKDATAVVNEYITTQNDSSDWLKEENMVFAYTNTQNVESPLLWKMLQNLPAYSERFGETWIAGKTNIAVAYSLKAASERGDDALVGRCKEAIKALGRTDADMLGMRIDLEYYRLTKRWNDFLRTAATEMDKYDIRDAEFLNSIAWIVFENTDQTAYLEKALNWAKLSVTFNSTYNNNDTMAAILYKLKRKQEALVYAQKAVEIAQSQGKYHQNTLDLIKKIEQLP